The following are encoded in a window of Bacteroidia bacterium genomic DNA:
- a CDS encoding ferredoxin--NADP reductase produces MTTIPGFYSLKIKKIHRETEQAVTLFFDVPEIIKDKFVYKAGQFLTIEVVINNESVRRSYSLCSAPSIDEDLAVTVKEVERGKMSTYINRELKEGDFLNVMPPNGKFVVEPNQESSKAYVLFGGGSGITPLMGISKTVLSKEPKSKIFLIYANQNPNTVIFKSALDELAKQFKDKFKIFYSYDKAPLMWFGLKGFLTESSVVDILKYKIAGHYTSAHYYICGPTPMMDVVMNGLASAGIEPARIHSEYFGSTTKHDAKVLESTAEGKGGFSGKAKVKISLYGKTTEIEVKENQTILDAAISAGLQPPYSCTVGVCTTCRAKVLKGHVEMMEREGLSDSEIDEGYVLTCQSLPRASEIEIVYE; encoded by the coding sequence ATGACAACAATACCGGGCTTCTACAGCCTAAAAATTAAAAAAATACACAGAGAAACAGAACAAGCTGTAACCCTATTCTTTGATGTTCCTGAAATCATAAAAGATAAGTTTGTTTACAAAGCAGGTCAGTTTTTAACAATTGAAGTTGTAATTAACAATGAAAGCGTGAGGCGTTCATACAGTCTTTGCAGCGCACCATCTATAGATGAAGATTTGGCTGTAACAGTCAAAGAAGTTGAACGCGGTAAAATGTCCACCTATATTAATCGTGAGCTGAAAGAAGGTGATTTTCTCAATGTAATGCCACCCAATGGAAAGTTTGTGGTAGAGCCCAATCAAGAATCTTCGAAAGCGTATGTGTTATTTGGTGGTGGGAGTGGTATTACTCCTTTGATGGGTATTTCTAAAACTGTTTTATCAAAAGAGCCTAAGTCAAAGATTTTTTTGATTTATGCCAATCAAAACCCGAACACAGTAATTTTTAAGTCCGCCTTAGATGAATTGGCAAAACAATTTAAAGACAAATTTAAAATATTCTACTCTTATGATAAGGCTCCTTTGATGTGGTTCGGATTAAAAGGCTTTTTAACGGAATCAAGCGTAGTTGACATTTTAAAATATAAAATAGCCGGACATTATACATCTGCTCATTATTATATATGTGGACCTACCCCAATGATGGATGTGGTTATGAATGGGTTGGCATCAGCAGGAATAGAGCCTGCAAGAATACACAGTGAGTATTTTGGTTCCACCACAAAACACGATGCAAAAGTGTTAGAGTCAACAGCAGAAGGTAAAGGTGGTTTCTCAGGCAAAGCGAAAGTGAAAATTTCACTTTATGGAAAGACTACTGAGATTGAGGTAAAGGAGAATCAGACCATTTTAGATGCAGCAATTTCCGCAGGCTTACAACCCCCGTATTCATGTACAGTTGGGGTTTGTACTACATGCAGAGCCAAGGTTTTGAAAGGTCATGTTGAAATGATGGAAAGAGAAGGGTTAAGTGACTCTGAAATAGATGAAGGATATGTTTTGACCTGTCAATCCTTGCCTCGAGCTTCCGAAATTGAGATAGTTTACGAATAA
- a CDS encoding aspartate-semialdehyde dehydrogenase, with protein sequence MRVAVVGATGLVGTKMLEVLEERNFPVSELIPIASSKSVGTKVSFNGKTVEVVSLEKGVELKPHIALFSAGGSVSKEWAPKFAQVGTTVIDNSSAWRMDDQIKLIVPEVNAHQLKKEDKIIANPNCSTIQMVVALFPIYKKYGLKRLVISTYQSVTGTGTKAVNQLMSERKAAPIAEMAYPYPIDLNVIPQIDVFVEDGYTKEEMKMINETRKIYGNNSIAITATTVRIPVIGGHSESINVETIHPFQIEDIHSLYINAPGIELKDNPQSLSYPMPIDAHNNDKVWVGRIRIDHSQPNSFNIWVVSDNLRKGAATNAVQIAEYLYHHKLV encoded by the coding sequence ATGAGAGTTGCAGTTGTAGGAGCCACCGGATTAGTCGGTACAAAAATGCTAGAAGTGTTGGAAGAAAGAAATTTTCCGGTTTCAGAATTAATTCCGATTGCTTCTTCAAAATCTGTAGGGACTAAAGTGAGTTTTAATGGAAAGACTGTTGAGGTTGTGTCCTTAGAGAAGGGTGTGGAATTAAAACCTCATATTGCCTTATTTTCTGCTGGCGGATCAGTTTCAAAAGAATGGGCTCCAAAATTTGCCCAAGTCGGAACCACTGTAATTGATAACAGTTCTGCTTGGCGTATGGATGATCAAATTAAATTGATTGTGCCCGAAGTGAATGCTCATCAATTAAAGAAAGAGGACAAAATCATTGCAAACCCCAATTGCAGTACAATACAAATGGTGGTTGCTTTGTTTCCTATTTACAAAAAATATGGTCTGAAAAGATTGGTTATTTCAACTTATCAATCCGTAACCGGTACGGGTACAAAAGCTGTAAATCAGTTAATGTCAGAAAGAAAAGCAGCACCTATTGCAGAAATGGCTTATCCATATCCCATTGACTTAAATGTTATCCCGCAGATTGATGTGTTTGTAGAAGATGGCTATACAAAAGAAGAGATGAAGATGATTAATGAAACTCGCAAAATATATGGGAATAACAGTATTGCCATAACTGCAACAACAGTACGTATCCCTGTTATTGGCGGACACAGCGAATCTATCAATGTTGAAACTATTCACCCGTTTCAAATAGAAGATATTCACTCCTTATATATTAATGCACCGGGAATTGAATTAAAAGACAATCCTCAATCATTATCATATCCAATGCCTATAGATGCGCATAATAATGATAAGGTATGGGTGGGTAGAATTAGAATAGATCATAGTCAACCCAATTCGTTTAATATTTGGGTTGTCTCTGATAATTTGAGAAAAGGAGCCGCAACCAATGCTGTGCAAATTGCAGAATATCTGTATCACCATAAATTAGTTTAG
- a CDS encoding DUF5011 domain-containing protein — MKKMFTTLRNNAHHFYLWIAVVLFSFLPRIGISQQIAIDDFIKNSSPYCNAPHNNTASNNPCSYPGTGYNVYLEKMELGNYYHDEGPTCRTIRSSYSYFNEMPIQLVTNATPYTLKVTIPQTNVGWARGVGVWFDFNGDNKFSDSEFLDQGVNFSTYTPKTVFERKILINCGMKPGIYRLRIRTDYNTAFSASQACVNPYGYGETWDFDVQVIASPKVEKAPDFLVPANVYVNTPVTFKNNSYKLSWPFIWDWDLNGPDATTVDYTLVPLSVGAHSLKLKIQGCGTSDSVTKTINVKTPSQKPGTDFYSNRTIIEEFDEIILKDISSDGPTSWDWTISNSAYPDLTNVDGTPLGLGGRYNITKFMLQDMGLFDVCLNATNNVGSFQRCKLQYIEVVPFSEFKLGAGLTATSLGSGTIFDKGGPNANYQTGANGDPSVCRLRIQPCGAKTITLNVTQFKFAQVSHNLKVWDGPNPSFGTPLHPAGGFNPSNSTQPFQVIATSGAMYMELDTKTSGSTDSGLIATFTTDYGVLGAPVPSIGIGENQPVAYTNAITMIKSTSKNISGIPEYYWQVDDVDVLPSAYLGDGEAFKYNFNTAGTYKISLWIKSDCLQGVGDFDIYGDPIGSGFVQYITVVDPTSPTNIDFVANNRRPDAYTPIIVSSITDKANKFLWSIEPANKFTYDFGSNNTSQDLRGSFTEAGTYNITLSAWNSNDSAMTGAVLTKQAYIAVVDYCVPSAQIVSSDVSVNNVKISSGNDVIFSQNTSSGSVAYESFISPSSTVIPMVLGGNYTVTVTRASVATELSHAVFIDFNGDGFFDSTERVLRVINSSDLSSSAGFTVPDFNVSFTESPVRMRVVSAFHDQEPSACGPLSVGEFEDYLVKLITLNNTPMLTLNGNSTTYTEQGLPYVDEGATATDSFEGDISSRIEIDSDLDPNTVGIYHITYNVKNSSGVSASPVTRTVIVTADNTPPVLTLLGNNPDTIEVLSGTYSEPGYTSIDALDGDITAQVIVSSNLNEDKLGTYQITYSSTDVAGNNTTKTRTVVVVDTEAPVILPIGSNLVDLGKFWYDQTSVTDNYWASKDIYLTKEYGVNGPVRWDVKGVYQVKYIAVDGSGNSSELTRTYIVDDYTAPMISLNTADTIIHDVNSPYTPVQPVISDNSYASNTLDVEYNTNLNVNKLGLYSETYKVTDGSGNTTIKARWISVVDRVSPFITSPSICSKVGIDFNSKSTLTVTDNYYSSEVLYDLIQTVYSNVNPYEVGSYNVTYSVTDPSGNISNIAKQQVIIAEDCDLVTSVNDIQSNLSVNVYPNPSNSGLFIVDFGNSKQNISRIDIVNSIGVKIAQYSNAEIVNGKLNVDISNYSQGIYVLNVQTERGNVSVKLMMIK, encoded by the coding sequence ATGAAAAAAATGTTTACTACGCTCAGAAACAACGCGCATCATTTTTATTTATGGATAGCCGTTGTATTATTTAGTTTTTTACCACGAATTGGTATTTCACAACAAATTGCAATTGATGATTTTATAAAAAATTCATCTCCTTATTGCAATGCTCCGCATAATAATACAGCATCTAATAACCCTTGTTCCTATCCCGGTACCGGATACAATGTTTACCTTGAAAAGATGGAGTTGGGTAATTATTATCACGATGAGGGTCCAACTTGTAGAACAATAAGATCATCTTACTCATATTTTAATGAGATGCCAATACAGTTGGTTACCAATGCGACTCCATATACACTAAAAGTTACAATTCCTCAAACTAATGTTGGTTGGGCAAGAGGAGTGGGAGTTTGGTTTGATTTTAACGGAGACAATAAGTTTTCAGATTCTGAATTTTTAGATCAAGGAGTTAATTTTTCCACTTATACTCCAAAAACTGTTTTTGAAAGAAAGATTCTAATTAATTGTGGTATGAAACCCGGTATTTATAGGTTGAGAATTAGAACAGATTATAATACTGCGTTTTCTGCATCTCAGGCATGTGTTAACCCTTATGGTTATGGTGAAACATGGGATTTTGATGTTCAGGTTATTGCATCACCAAAGGTTGAAAAAGCACCTGATTTTTTAGTTCCTGCAAATGTTTATGTAAATACCCCTGTTACTTTTAAGAATAATTCATATAAATTATCTTGGCCTTTCATTTGGGATTGGGATCTAAACGGACCCGATGCAACTACTGTTGATTATACTCTAGTGCCATTGTCCGTAGGTGCTCATTCATTAAAATTAAAAATACAAGGCTGTGGTACTTCTGACAGTGTTACCAAAACAATTAATGTAAAAACACCGTCTCAGAAACCCGGAACTGATTTTTATTCAAATAGAACTATCATCGAAGAATTTGATGAAATTATTTTGAAGGATATTTCATCTGACGGTCCTACAAGTTGGGATTGGACTATTTCAAACTCTGCATATCCTGATTTAACTAATGTGGATGGAACTCCATTGGGATTAGGCGGACGATATAATATTACCAAATTTATGTTACAAGATATGGGACTTTTTGATGTCTGCTTGAACGCCACTAATAATGTTGGTAGTTTTCAAAGATGTAAATTGCAATATATTGAGGTAGTGCCATTCTCTGAATTTAAATTAGGAGCAGGTCTTACCGCTACTTCATTAGGTTCAGGTACTATTTTTGATAAAGGAGGTCCAAATGCCAACTATCAGACTGGTGCTAATGGTGACCCATCTGTATGTCGTCTTAGAATTCAACCTTGTGGAGCAAAAACCATTACTTTAAACGTTACGCAATTTAAATTTGCACAAGTATCTCATAATTTAAAAGTGTGGGATGGTCCGAATCCATCTTTTGGAACTCCCTTACATCCAGCCGGGGGTTTTAATCCTTCAAATTCAACGCAACCTTTTCAAGTTATTGCCACCTCAGGTGCAATGTATATGGAGTTAGATACAAAAACTTCTGGTTCTACAGATAGTGGATTGATAGCAACATTTACAACCGACTATGGTGTTTTAGGTGCTCCTGTGCCATCAATTGGAATTGGCGAAAATCAGCCTGTTGCATATACTAATGCAATAACAATGATTAAGAGTACATCAAAGAATATATCTGGTATTCCTGAATATTATTGGCAAGTAGATGATGTTGATGTGCTTCCAAGTGCCTACTTAGGAGATGGAGAGGCATTCAAATACAATTTTAATACAGCAGGTACTTATAAGATTTCTTTATGGATTAAATCTGACTGTTTACAAGGTGTAGGTGATTTTGATATTTATGGTGACCCAATAGGTTCTGGATTTGTACAATATATTACGGTAGTAGATCCTACTTCACCAACAAATATTGATTTTGTTGCTAATAATAGAAGACCGGATGCTTATACTCCTATCATTGTTTCTTCAATAACTGATAAAGCTAATAAGTTCTTGTGGTCAATTGAACCTGCTAATAAATTTACGTATGATTTTGGTTCTAATAATACCAGCCAAGATTTAAGAGGATCTTTTACAGAAGCAGGAACTTATAATATTACCTTATCAGCTTGGAATAGCAATGACTCTGCAATGACAGGAGCAGTATTAACAAAGCAAGCTTATATAGCTGTTGTTGATTATTGTGTTCCAAGTGCTCAAATAGTGAGTAGCGATGTGTCTGTAAATAATGTGAAAATTAGCAGTGGAAATGATGTAATTTTTAGTCAGAACACATCATCTGGCAGTGTAGCTTATGAATCATTTATTTCTCCAAGTTCAACAGTGATTCCTATGGTTCTAGGCGGAAACTATACAGTAACTGTAACCAGAGCCTCTGTTGCTACTGAGTTATCTCATGCAGTTTTTATAGATTTTAATGGAGATGGTTTTTTTGATTCAACTGAAAGAGTATTGAGAGTAATCAATTCGAGTGATCTTTCTTCAAGTGCCGGATTCACAGTTCCGGATTTTAATGTGTCATTTACTGAATCACCTGTAAGAATGAGAGTGGTATCTGCATTCCATGATCAAGAACCTAGTGCGTGTGGTCCATTATCTGTTGGTGAATTTGAAGATTATTTAGTGAAATTAATCACTTTGAATAATACACCAATGCTTACATTAAATGGTAATTCTACTACTTATACAGAACAAGGATTACCTTATGTAGATGAAGGTGCAACTGCAACAGACAGTTTTGAAGGCGATATTTCATCAAGAATTGAAATTGATTCTGATTTAGACCCAAACACTGTGGGTATATACCACATTACATATAATGTAAAAAATTCATCAGGTGTGAGTGCTAGCCCTGTTACAAGAACTGTAATTGTAACAGCAGATAATACACCTCCTGTTCTCACTTTATTAGGTAATAATCCCGATACTATAGAAGTGTTATCTGGCACTTATTCAGAACCTGGATATACTTCAATTGATGCACTTGATGGTGATATTACGGCTCAAGTTATTGTTTCTTCTAATCTAAATGAGGATAAGTTAGGTACATATCAGATTACATATTCATCAACAGATGTAGCCGGAAATAATACTACTAAAACCAGAACGGTTGTGGTAGTTGATACTGAAGCACCTGTTATTCTGCCAATTGGAAGCAATTTAGTAGATTTAGGCAAATTCTGGTATGATCAAACTAGTGTTACTGATAACTATTGGGCTTCAAAAGATATCTATCTTACGAAAGAATATGGTGTGAATGGTCCTGTAAGATGGGATGTGAAAGGTGTTTATCAAGTGAAATATATTGCAGTAGATGGTTCAGGTAACAGCAGTGAATTAACAAGAACTTATATTGTAGATGATTATACTGCACCTATGATTTCTTTAAATACTGCAGATACAATCATTCATGATGTAAATTCACCATATACTCCGGTGCAGCCTGTTATATCAGATAATTCCTATGCTTCAAATACACTAGATGTTGAATATAATACGAATTTGAATGTTAATAAATTGGGATTGTATTCTGAGACTTATAAGGTAACAGATGGAAGTGGAAATACAACAATCAAAGCACGTTGGATTTCTGTAGTTGATAGAGTTTCTCCTTTTATCACTTCCCCTTCTATTTGCTCTAAGGTTGGTATTGATTTCAATTCAAAATCAACTCTCACTGTTACAGATAATTATTATTCTTCTGAAGTATTATATGATCTGATTCAAACAGTTTATTCTAATGTCAATCCGTATGAAGTCGGTTCTTATAACGTTACTTATTCAGTAACAGATCCTTCAGGAAATATTTCCAATATTGCTAAGCAGCAAGTGATTATTGCAGAAGATTGTGATCTTGTTACATCGGTTAACGATATACAGTCTAATTTGAGCGTTAATGTTTATCCAAATCCTTCTAATAGCGGCTTGTTTATTGTTGATTTTGGTAATTCAAAACAAAATATTTCACGTATTGATATCGTAAACAGTATTGGTGTAAAGATAGCTCAATACTCAAATGCTGAAATTGTGAACGGAAAATTAAATGTTGATATTTCTAACTATTCACAAGGAATATATGTGTTAAATGTTCAAACCGAAAGAGGTAATGTTTCAGTTAAATTAATGATGATTAAGTAG